A stretch of the Esox lucius isolate fEsoLuc1 chromosome 2, fEsoLuc1.pri, whole genome shotgun sequence genome encodes the following:
- the cog4 gene encoding conserved oligomeric Golgi complex subunit 4 isoform X1, with protein sequence MAENSPIAVKRCDSACVSAVSMEAISALTELEDLERVYQQLCTEEKEVETELEKLVGQQGNIDIKMLALQRMGPNLQLIGGDASQLSGMITFTCSLAENVSSKVRQLDLAKTRLYKVIQRADDILDLKFCTDGVQTALRNEDYEQAAAHIHRYLSLDQSVIELSRQGEESSAVDASLAMLQESEQRLKVLVAERLDEAVSKGDLAQVERFFKIFPLLGLHEQGLARFGHYLCSQLASKAEENLLLAVGGDLGERRAALVFADTLTLLLEGIARVVETHQPIVETYYGPGYLYTLITHLQKECDRQAQKVVDKFIQQRDYRNKFQIIQSSMMKSIPTERIEPRELDPVLLEVTLMNARSELYLRFLRRRMMADFEVGDAVALPVIAQEHKHNVDKLLKHCMLSQLMQELIGYYIPMEEYYMRETVSKAVTMDTYEKGQLTSSMVDDCFYIVKKCVSRALSSSSIDCLCAMINHSTSVLESDFREVLYNKLRQGFPATTLQDIQRGVSSAVSLMQSSLQQGKFNNLGIDSADVAKAAFLVTLNNVEVCSENLTTLKRNLESDCAKLFTQGAGSGEQAKIDSCLSDLVNTSSKFKDLLQEGLMELNTTAIKPQVKPWISSFLSISHNIEEEEFNEYEANDPWVQQLIVNLEQLMAEFKTGLSPVIYDTLTSLMTSLVSMEMEKTVLKCNFSRLGGLQFDKELRSLVAYLTTVTTWTIRDKFSRLTQMATILNLERVICSVHTHTHPHTHTVNHSQTFIFLPKCLYFNLVLNRKPNLYPNHKLSNLTFMSKMYPFLKPVFISTKIVTKIFVKSLFFCV encoded by the exons GCCAAACCTGCAGCTGATAGGAGGAGATGCCAGTCAGCTGTCTGGGATGATCACCTTCACCTGCAGCCTGGCAGAGAATGTCAGTAGCAAAGTCCGCCAGCTAGACCTGGCAAAG ACCCGACTTTATAAGGTTATCCAGCGGGCTGATGACATCCTGGACCTGAAGTTCTGCACCGACGGTGTTCAGACGGCGTTGCGCAACGAGGACTATGAACAGGCTGCCGCTCACATCCACCGCTACCTGTCTCTCGACCAATCAGTCATTGAGCTTAGCCGACAGGGAGAAGAGA GCAGCGCTGTGGATGCTAGCCTGGCCATGCTTCAAGAGTCGGAGCAGCGATTGAAGGTGCTGGTTGCTGAGCGATTGGATGAGGCTGTGTCTAAAGGTGATCTGGCACAGGTGGAAAGATTCTTTAAAATCTTTCCATTACTCGGTCTTCATGAGCAAGGTCTAGCTCGCTTTGGACACTACCTCTGCAGCCAG CTGGCCTCTAAAGCAGAGGAGAACCTGCTCCTGGCTGTGGGAGGTGATCTGGGAGAAAGGAGAGCTGCTCTGGTCTTTGCTGACACCCTTACTCTGCTTTTGGAGG GGATAGCTCGTGTTGTGGAGACGCACCAGCCTATTGTAGAGACGTACTATGGTCCAGGCTACCTTTACACTCTCATCACTCACCTTCAGAAGGAGTGTGACCGACAAGCCCAGAAAGTTGTTGACAAGTTCATCCAACAGAGGGACTACCGCAACAAG TTTCAGATCATCCAGAGCAGCATGATGAAGAGCATACCCACTGAAAGGATTGAGCCCCG ggAGCTGGATCCTGTACTATTGGAAGTCACTCTGATGAATGCCAGGTCGGAGCTCTACTTGCGGTTCCTACGGCGTCGCATGATGGCAGACTTTGAGGTTGGGGATGCTGTGGCGCTACCTGTCATTGCTCAAG AGCACAAGCATAATGTGGACAAATTGTTGAAACACTGCATGCTGAGCCAGCTAATGCAGGAGCTCATTGGCTACTACATTCCAATGGAGGAATACTACATGAGAGAAACTGTCAGCAAG GCCGTGACCATGGATACGTATGAGAAGGGTCAACTGACCTCCAGCATGGTGGATGACTGCTTCTACATTGTGAAGAAGTGCGTCAGTAgagccctgtccagctccagCATTGACTGTCTGTGTGCCATGATCAACCACTCGACCTCAGTGCTGGAGTCTGACTTCAG GGAGGTTTTGTATAACAAGCTGAGGCAGGGCTTCCCAGCAACCACACTGCAGGACATCCAGCGTGGGGTGAGCAGTGCAGTGAGCCTGATGCAGAGCAGCCTTCAGCAGGGCAAGTTCAACAACCTGGGCATCGACAGTGCAGACGTTGCTAAGGCAGCTTTCCTG GTGACTCTGAACAATGTGGAGGTGTGTAGTGAGAACCTCACCACACTGAAGAGGAACCTGGAG AGCGATTGCGCCAAGTTGTTCACTCAAGGCGCAGGATCAGGAGAGCAAGCTAAGATTGACAGCTGTCTGTCAGACCTCGTCAACACATCCAGCAAGTTTAAGGATCTGCTTCAG GAGGGCCTGATGGAGCTGAACACCACAGCTATAAAGCCTCAAGTTAAACCCTGGATCAGCAGCTTCCTGTCTATCTCACACAACATAGAGGAG GAGGAGTTTAATGAATATGAGGCCAACGACCCCTGGGTCCAGCAGCTCATCGTCAACCTGGAGCAACTCATGGCAGAGTTCAAG acgggcctgtcaCCAGTTATATACGACACACTGACGAGCCTGATGACCAGTTTGGTGTCCATGGAGATGGAGAAGACTGTTCTGAAGTGCAACTTCAGCAGG CTGGGAGGGCTGCAGTTCGATAAGGAACTGCGTTCCCTGGTGGCCTACCTCACTACTGTTACCACCTGGACTATTAGAGACAAGTTTTCCCGCCTCACTCAAATGGCCACCATCCTGAACCTGGAGAGGGTAATTTGcagtgttcacacacacacacacccccacacacacacagtcaatcacTCACAAACGTTTATATTTCTGCctaaatgtttatatttcaaTCTTGTCCTTAACCGTAAGCCTAATCTTTACCCTAACCATaaactcagtaacctaacattTATGTCTAAAATGTATCCATTCCTGAAACCAGtgtttatttcaacaaaaatagtgacaaaaatatttgttaaatccttgtttttctgtgtctga
- the cog4 gene encoding conserved oligomeric Golgi complex subunit 4 isoform X2 codes for MAENSPIAVKRCDSACVSAVSMEAISALTELEDLERVYQQLCTEEKEVETELEKLVGQQGNIDIKMLALQRMGPNLQLIGGDASQLSGMITFTCSLAENVSSKVRQLDLAKTRLYKVIQRADDILDLKFCTDGVQTALRNEDYEQAAAHIHRYLSLDQSVIELSRQGEESSAVDASLAMLQESEQRLKVLVAERLDEAVSKGDLAQVERFFKIFPLLGLHEQGLARFGHYLCSQLASKAEENLLLAVGGDLGERRAALVFADTLTLLLEGIARVVETHQPIVETYYGPGYLYTLITHLQKECDRQAQKVVDKFIQQRDYRNKFQIIQSSMMKSIPTERIEPRELDPVLLEVTLMNARSELYLRFLRRRMMADFEVGDAVALPVIAQEHKHNVDKLLKHCMLSQLMQELIGYYIPMEEYYMRETVSKAVTMDTYEKGQLTSSMVDDCFYIVKKCVSRALSSSSIDCLCAMINHSTSVLESDFREVLYNKLRQGFPATTLQDIQRGVSSAVSLMQSSLQQGKFNNLGIDSADVAKAAFLVTLNNVEVCSENLTTLKRNLESDCAKLFTQGAGSGEQAKIDSCLSDLVNTSSKFKDLLQEGLMELNTTAIKPQVKPWISSFLSISHNIEEEEFNEYEANDPWVQQLIVNLEQLMAEFKTGLSPVIYDTLTSLMTSLVSMEMEKTVLKCNFSRLGGLQFDKELRSLVAYLTTVTTWTIRDKFSRLTQMATILNLERVTEILDYWGPNSGPLTWRLTPAEVRQVLALRIDFRSEDIKRLRL; via the exons GCCAAACCTGCAGCTGATAGGAGGAGATGCCAGTCAGCTGTCTGGGATGATCACCTTCACCTGCAGCCTGGCAGAGAATGTCAGTAGCAAAGTCCGCCAGCTAGACCTGGCAAAG ACCCGACTTTATAAGGTTATCCAGCGGGCTGATGACATCCTGGACCTGAAGTTCTGCACCGACGGTGTTCAGACGGCGTTGCGCAACGAGGACTATGAACAGGCTGCCGCTCACATCCACCGCTACCTGTCTCTCGACCAATCAGTCATTGAGCTTAGCCGACAGGGAGAAGAGA GCAGCGCTGTGGATGCTAGCCTGGCCATGCTTCAAGAGTCGGAGCAGCGATTGAAGGTGCTGGTTGCTGAGCGATTGGATGAGGCTGTGTCTAAAGGTGATCTGGCACAGGTGGAAAGATTCTTTAAAATCTTTCCATTACTCGGTCTTCATGAGCAAGGTCTAGCTCGCTTTGGACACTACCTCTGCAGCCAG CTGGCCTCTAAAGCAGAGGAGAACCTGCTCCTGGCTGTGGGAGGTGATCTGGGAGAAAGGAGAGCTGCTCTGGTCTTTGCTGACACCCTTACTCTGCTTTTGGAGG GGATAGCTCGTGTTGTGGAGACGCACCAGCCTATTGTAGAGACGTACTATGGTCCAGGCTACCTTTACACTCTCATCACTCACCTTCAGAAGGAGTGTGACCGACAAGCCCAGAAAGTTGTTGACAAGTTCATCCAACAGAGGGACTACCGCAACAAG TTTCAGATCATCCAGAGCAGCATGATGAAGAGCATACCCACTGAAAGGATTGAGCCCCG ggAGCTGGATCCTGTACTATTGGAAGTCACTCTGATGAATGCCAGGTCGGAGCTCTACTTGCGGTTCCTACGGCGTCGCATGATGGCAGACTTTGAGGTTGGGGATGCTGTGGCGCTACCTGTCATTGCTCAAG AGCACAAGCATAATGTGGACAAATTGTTGAAACACTGCATGCTGAGCCAGCTAATGCAGGAGCTCATTGGCTACTACATTCCAATGGAGGAATACTACATGAGAGAAACTGTCAGCAAG GCCGTGACCATGGATACGTATGAGAAGGGTCAACTGACCTCCAGCATGGTGGATGACTGCTTCTACATTGTGAAGAAGTGCGTCAGTAgagccctgtccagctccagCATTGACTGTCTGTGTGCCATGATCAACCACTCGACCTCAGTGCTGGAGTCTGACTTCAG GGAGGTTTTGTATAACAAGCTGAGGCAGGGCTTCCCAGCAACCACACTGCAGGACATCCAGCGTGGGGTGAGCAGTGCAGTGAGCCTGATGCAGAGCAGCCTTCAGCAGGGCAAGTTCAACAACCTGGGCATCGACAGTGCAGACGTTGCTAAGGCAGCTTTCCTG GTGACTCTGAACAATGTGGAGGTGTGTAGTGAGAACCTCACCACACTGAAGAGGAACCTGGAG AGCGATTGCGCCAAGTTGTTCACTCAAGGCGCAGGATCAGGAGAGCAAGCTAAGATTGACAGCTGTCTGTCAGACCTCGTCAACACATCCAGCAAGTTTAAGGATCTGCTTCAG GAGGGCCTGATGGAGCTGAACACCACAGCTATAAAGCCTCAAGTTAAACCCTGGATCAGCAGCTTCCTGTCTATCTCACACAACATAGAGGAG GAGGAGTTTAATGAATATGAGGCCAACGACCCCTGGGTCCAGCAGCTCATCGTCAACCTGGAGCAACTCATGGCAGAGTTCAAG acgggcctgtcaCCAGTTATATACGACACACTGACGAGCCTGATGACCAGTTTGGTGTCCATGGAGATGGAGAAGACTGTTCTGAAGTGCAACTTCAGCAGG CTGGGAGGGCTGCAGTTCGATAAGGAACTGCGTTCCCTGGTGGCCTACCTCACTACTGTTACCACCTGGACTATTAGAGACAAGTTTTCCCGCCTCACTCAAATGGCCACCATCCTGAACCTGGAGAGG GTAACAGAGATCCTTGATTACTGGGGCCCAAACTCTGGACCGTTAACCTGGCGTCTGACCCCAGCGGAGGTCCGACAGGTTCTGGCGCTCCGCATCGACTTTCGCAGCGAAGACATTAAGAGGCTCCGCCTCTAA
- the cog4 gene encoding conserved oligomeric Golgi complex subunit 4 isoform X3, with protein MLALQRMGPNLQLIGGDASQLSGMITFTCSLAENVSSKVRQLDLAKTRLYKVIQRADDILDLKFCTDGVQTALRNEDYEQAAAHIHRYLSLDQSVIELSRQGEESSAVDASLAMLQESEQRLKVLVAERLDEAVSKGDLAQVERFFKIFPLLGLHEQGLARFGHYLCSQLASKAEENLLLAVGGDLGERRAALVFADTLTLLLEGIARVVETHQPIVETYYGPGYLYTLITHLQKECDRQAQKVVDKFIQQRDYRNKFQIIQSSMMKSIPTERIEPRELDPVLLEVTLMNARSELYLRFLRRRMMADFEVGDAVALPVIAQEHKHNVDKLLKHCMLSQLMQELIGYYIPMEEYYMRETVSKAVTMDTYEKGQLTSSMVDDCFYIVKKCVSRALSSSSIDCLCAMINHSTSVLESDFREVLYNKLRQGFPATTLQDIQRGVSSAVSLMQSSLQQGKFNNLGIDSADVAKAAFLVTLNNVEVCSENLTTLKRNLESDCAKLFTQGAGSGEQAKIDSCLSDLVNTSSKFKDLLQEGLMELNTTAIKPQVKPWISSFLSISHNIEEEEFNEYEANDPWVQQLIVNLEQLMAEFKTGLSPVIYDTLTSLMTSLVSMEMEKTVLKCNFSRLGGLQFDKELRSLVAYLTTVTTWTIRDKFSRLTQMATILNLERVICSVHTHTHPHTHTVNHSQTFIFLPKCLYFNLVLNRKPNLYPNHKLSNLTFMSKMYPFLKPVFISTKIVTKIFVKSLFFCV; from the exons GCCAAACCTGCAGCTGATAGGAGGAGATGCCAGTCAGCTGTCTGGGATGATCACCTTCACCTGCAGCCTGGCAGAGAATGTCAGTAGCAAAGTCCGCCAGCTAGACCTGGCAAAG ACCCGACTTTATAAGGTTATCCAGCGGGCTGATGACATCCTGGACCTGAAGTTCTGCACCGACGGTGTTCAGACGGCGTTGCGCAACGAGGACTATGAACAGGCTGCCGCTCACATCCACCGCTACCTGTCTCTCGACCAATCAGTCATTGAGCTTAGCCGACAGGGAGAAGAGA GCAGCGCTGTGGATGCTAGCCTGGCCATGCTTCAAGAGTCGGAGCAGCGATTGAAGGTGCTGGTTGCTGAGCGATTGGATGAGGCTGTGTCTAAAGGTGATCTGGCACAGGTGGAAAGATTCTTTAAAATCTTTCCATTACTCGGTCTTCATGAGCAAGGTCTAGCTCGCTTTGGACACTACCTCTGCAGCCAG CTGGCCTCTAAAGCAGAGGAGAACCTGCTCCTGGCTGTGGGAGGTGATCTGGGAGAAAGGAGAGCTGCTCTGGTCTTTGCTGACACCCTTACTCTGCTTTTGGAGG GGATAGCTCGTGTTGTGGAGACGCACCAGCCTATTGTAGAGACGTACTATGGTCCAGGCTACCTTTACACTCTCATCACTCACCTTCAGAAGGAGTGTGACCGACAAGCCCAGAAAGTTGTTGACAAGTTCATCCAACAGAGGGACTACCGCAACAAG TTTCAGATCATCCAGAGCAGCATGATGAAGAGCATACCCACTGAAAGGATTGAGCCCCG ggAGCTGGATCCTGTACTATTGGAAGTCACTCTGATGAATGCCAGGTCGGAGCTCTACTTGCGGTTCCTACGGCGTCGCATGATGGCAGACTTTGAGGTTGGGGATGCTGTGGCGCTACCTGTCATTGCTCAAG AGCACAAGCATAATGTGGACAAATTGTTGAAACACTGCATGCTGAGCCAGCTAATGCAGGAGCTCATTGGCTACTACATTCCAATGGAGGAATACTACATGAGAGAAACTGTCAGCAAG GCCGTGACCATGGATACGTATGAGAAGGGTCAACTGACCTCCAGCATGGTGGATGACTGCTTCTACATTGTGAAGAAGTGCGTCAGTAgagccctgtccagctccagCATTGACTGTCTGTGTGCCATGATCAACCACTCGACCTCAGTGCTGGAGTCTGACTTCAG GGAGGTTTTGTATAACAAGCTGAGGCAGGGCTTCCCAGCAACCACACTGCAGGACATCCAGCGTGGGGTGAGCAGTGCAGTGAGCCTGATGCAGAGCAGCCTTCAGCAGGGCAAGTTCAACAACCTGGGCATCGACAGTGCAGACGTTGCTAAGGCAGCTTTCCTG GTGACTCTGAACAATGTGGAGGTGTGTAGTGAGAACCTCACCACACTGAAGAGGAACCTGGAG AGCGATTGCGCCAAGTTGTTCACTCAAGGCGCAGGATCAGGAGAGCAAGCTAAGATTGACAGCTGTCTGTCAGACCTCGTCAACACATCCAGCAAGTTTAAGGATCTGCTTCAG GAGGGCCTGATGGAGCTGAACACCACAGCTATAAAGCCTCAAGTTAAACCCTGGATCAGCAGCTTCCTGTCTATCTCACACAACATAGAGGAG GAGGAGTTTAATGAATATGAGGCCAACGACCCCTGGGTCCAGCAGCTCATCGTCAACCTGGAGCAACTCATGGCAGAGTTCAAG acgggcctgtcaCCAGTTATATACGACACACTGACGAGCCTGATGACCAGTTTGGTGTCCATGGAGATGGAGAAGACTGTTCTGAAGTGCAACTTCAGCAGG CTGGGAGGGCTGCAGTTCGATAAGGAACTGCGTTCCCTGGTGGCCTACCTCACTACTGTTACCACCTGGACTATTAGAGACAAGTTTTCCCGCCTCACTCAAATGGCCACCATCCTGAACCTGGAGAGGGTAATTTGcagtgttcacacacacacacacccccacacacacacagtcaatcacTCACAAACGTTTATATTTCTGCctaaatgtttatatttcaaTCTTGTCCTTAACCGTAAGCCTAATCTTTACCCTAACCATaaactcagtaacctaacattTATGTCTAAAATGTATCCATTCCTGAAACCAGtgtttatttcaacaaaaatagtgacaaaaatatttgttaaatccttgtttttctgtgtctga
- the gnao1b gene encoding guanine nucleotide binding protein (G protein), alpha activating activity polypeptide O, b isoform X1 → MGCTLSAEERAALDRSKAIEKNLKDDGVTAAKDVKLLLLGGGESGKSTIVKQMKIIHEDGFSGDDVKQYKPVVYSNTIQSLAAILRAMDSLGVEYADKDRKADAKLVCDVVTRMEDTEPYSAELLTAMKRLWADAGTQECFNRAREYQLNDSAAYYLDSLDRIGASDYTPTEQDILRTRVKTTGIVETHFTFKNLHFRFDPSDTNGVTHTHQSSIPDCSRLRVCYMACLYNILIFLFRLFDVGGQRSERKKWIHCFEDVTAIIFCVALSGYDQVLHEDETTNRMHESLMLFDSICNNKFFIDTSIILFLNKKDLFAEKIKKSPLSICFPEYTGANTYDDATAYIQVQFESKSRSPNKEIYCHLTCATDTGNIQVVFDAVTDIIIANNLRGCGLY, encoded by the exons ATGGGATGTACACTCAGCGCCGAGGAGCGCGCGGCTCTGGACCGGAGCAAAGCCATCGAGAAAAACCTAAAGGATGATGGAGTCACTGCCGCAAAGGACGTGAAGCTGCTACTGCTTG GGGGAGGAGAATCGGGCAAAAGCACCATCGTCAAACAAATGAA GATTATCCATGAGGATGGCTTTTCTGGGGATGATGTGAAGCAGTATAAGCCTGTGGTCTACAGCAACACCATTCAGAGCTTGGCTGCCATCCTCCGAGCTATGGACTCTTTGGGCGTGGAGTATGCTGACAAGGACAGGAAG gCGGATGCTAAGCTGGTGTGTGATGTGGTCACTCGTATGGAGGACACAGAGCCCTACTCTGCAGAGTTGCTGACAGCTATGAAGCGTCTCTGGGCTGATGCCGGGACCCAGGAGTGTTTCAACAGGGCCAGGGAATACCAGCTCAATGATTCTGCTGCCTA CTACCTGGACAGTCTGGACCGTATTGGTGCTTCTGACTACACACCCACAGAGCAGGACATCCTCAGAACCCGAGTCAAGACCACTGGCATTGTGGAGACTCACTTCACCTTCAAAAACCTGCACTTCAGGTTTGATCCATCAGATACAAATGGAGTTACACATACACATCAGTCCAGTATACCCGATTGCTCCAGATTACGGGTATGTTATATGGCGTGTTTATAtaacattcttatttttttgttcaggCTGTTTGATGTTGGCGGTCAGCggtcagagagaaagaagtgGATCCACTGCTTTGAGGATGTGACAGCCATAATCTTCTGTGTGGCCCTAAGTGGCTATGATCAGGTGCTGCATGAGGACGAAACAACT AATCGCATGCATGAGTCCCTCATGCTCTTCGACTCCATCTGTAACAACAAGTTTTTCATCGACACCTCTATCATCCTTTTCCTCAACAAAAAGGATCTGTTTGCTGAGAAGATCAAGAAGTCACCACTGAGCATCTGTTTCCCTGAATATACAG GTGCTAACACTTACGATGATGCCACTGCATACATCCAGGTGCAATTTGAGAGTAAGAGCCGTTCGCCTAACAAGGAAATCTACTGTCACCTGACCTGTGCCACTGACACAGGAAACATCCAGGTAGTGTTTGACGCAGTCACTGACATCATCATCGCCAACAACCTGAGGGGGTGTGGCTTATACTGA
- the gnao1b gene encoding guanine nucleotide binding protein (G protein), alpha activating activity polypeptide O, b isoform X2: protein MGCTLSAEERAALDRSKAIEKNLKDDGVTAAKDVKLLLLGGGESGKSTIVKQMKIIHEDGFSGDDVKQYKPVVYSNTIQSLAAILRAMDSLGVEYADKDRKADAKLVCDVVTRMEDTEPYSAELLTAMKRLWADAGTQECFNRAREYQLNDSAAYYLDSLDRIGASDYTPTEQDILRTRVKTTGIVETHFTFKNLHFRLFDVGGQRSERKKWIHCFEDVTAIIFCVALSGYDQVLHEDETTNRMHESLMLFDSICNNKFFIDTSIILFLNKKDLFAEKIKKSPLSICFPEYTGANTYDDATAYIQVQFESKSRSPNKEIYCHLTCATDTGNIQVVFDAVTDIIIANNLRGCGLY from the exons ATGGGATGTACACTCAGCGCCGAGGAGCGCGCGGCTCTGGACCGGAGCAAAGCCATCGAGAAAAACCTAAAGGATGATGGAGTCACTGCCGCAAAGGACGTGAAGCTGCTACTGCTTG GGGGAGGAGAATCGGGCAAAAGCACCATCGTCAAACAAATGAA GATTATCCATGAGGATGGCTTTTCTGGGGATGATGTGAAGCAGTATAAGCCTGTGGTCTACAGCAACACCATTCAGAGCTTGGCTGCCATCCTCCGAGCTATGGACTCTTTGGGCGTGGAGTATGCTGACAAGGACAGGAAG gCGGATGCTAAGCTGGTGTGTGATGTGGTCACTCGTATGGAGGACACAGAGCCCTACTCTGCAGAGTTGCTGACAGCTATGAAGCGTCTCTGGGCTGATGCCGGGACCCAGGAGTGTTTCAACAGGGCCAGGGAATACCAGCTCAATGATTCTGCTGCCTA CTACCTGGACAGTCTGGACCGTATTGGTGCTTCTGACTACACACCCACAGAGCAGGACATCCTCAGAACCCGAGTCAAGACCACTGGCATTGTGGAGACTCACTTCACCTTCAAAAACCTGCACTTCAG gCTGTTTGATGTTGGCGGTCAGCggtcagagagaaagaagtgGATCCACTGCTTTGAGGATGTGACAGCCATAATCTTCTGTGTGGCCCTAAGTGGCTATGATCAGGTGCTGCATGAGGACGAAACAACT AATCGCATGCATGAGTCCCTCATGCTCTTCGACTCCATCTGTAACAACAAGTTTTTCATCGACACCTCTATCATCCTTTTCCTCAACAAAAAGGATCTGTTTGCTGAGAAGATCAAGAAGTCACCACTGAGCATCTGTTTCCCTGAATATACAG GTGCTAACACTTACGATGATGCCACTGCATACATCCAGGTGCAATTTGAGAGTAAGAGCCGTTCGCCTAACAAGGAAATCTACTGTCACCTGACCTGTGCCACTGACACAGGAAACATCCAGGTAGTGTTTGACGCAGTCACTGACATCATCATCGCCAACAACCTGAGGGGGTGTGGCTTATACTGA
- the tradd gene encoding tumor necrosis factor receptor type 1-associated DEATH domain protein — MDVMDEKKMMTRNVEDGPWTGCAVLFLNSCPTVNLLSLYKDQQGKFMVFKVVKLTLTDSSGGLEGYEILKVHDADPLLGVEVKFVDVAACRRFLESYVSGAVLQSLSQHASRLLPGSQDVAMEIQLKAGMYTLDFCLDDLDLCLKHIHQSQPGRLRDDEIAELEQQLQSQALGHVPQPPTLTQEETPLPSNCFLFQKKVFEDRMLAAGDLQRFSNGVGRDWRKVGRALGKNCRALKGPAIDNLAYEYEREGLYEQAYQLLSRFIQAEGRAARLGRLVRALEDTKLTSLAENILDIQPQE, encoded by the exons ATGGACGTAATGGATGAAAAG AAAATGATGACACGGAATGTAGAAGATGGCCCGTGGACAGGATGCGCGGTCCTGTTCCTGAACTCCTGTCCCACTGTGAACCTGCTCTCTCTCTACAAAGACCAGCAGGGCAAGTTCATGGTCTTCAAAGTCGTCAAGCTGACACTCACAG ATTCGTCCGGGGGGCTGGAGGGGTATGAGATCCTGAAGGTCCATGATGCAGACCCTCTGTTGGGTGTGGAGGTAAAGTTTGTGGATGTGGCAGCATGCCGCAGGTTCCTGGAGAGCTATGTCTCTGGTGCTGTACTACAGTCCCTCTCCCAGCACGCCTCCCGCCTCCTCCCTGGCTCACAAGACGTTGCTATGGAAATTCAGCTCAAAGCCGGGATGTACACTTTGGACTTCTGTCTGGACGACCTTGACCTCTGTTTGAAGCATATCCACCAGTCACAG CCCGGCCGTCTACGTGATGATGAGATTGCTGAGCTGGAGCAGCAGCTGCAGAGCCAGGCCCTGGGTCACGTCCCCCAGCCACCCACCCTCACACAGGAAGAAACCCCACTGCCCAGCAACTGTTTCCTGTTTCAGAAGAAGGTGTTCG AGGACCGCATGCTGGCAGCGGGGGACCTACAGCGGTTCTCCAATGGTGTTGGGCGGGACTGGAGGAAAGTGGGGCGGGCTTTAGGTAAAAACTGCCGTGCGCTGAAAGGGCCGGCCATAGACAACCTGGCCTACGAGTATGAGAGGGAGGGGTTGTACGAGCAGGCCTATCAGCTGCTGAGCCGCTTCATCCAGGCGGAGGGGAGGGCAGCACGGCTGGGCCGGCTGGTCAGGGCACTGGAGGATACCAAACTCACCAGCCTGGCAGAAAACATTCTGGACATCCAGCCCCAGGAGTGA